The Pyrenophora tritici-repentis strain M4 chromosome 10, whole genome shotgun sequence genome contains a region encoding:
- a CDS encoding WD40 repeat protein produces MAAGGSGRVPTGFAAETYISDHTFRQGQRTIEGGGGSKKRKREGKGDTSIVTGTGAYKGPWAKYEEERPDAASDDEFGSDVEVEIVYEEDEIVDTTAHAPKKLAGTDYRDTDAEGETSEFVGSQQYDYQGRTYMHVPTDLDIRLTGDFEPKNYIPKKLIHTYKYHTKSITQVRFMPDSGHLLLSASADSKIALWDVYHQRELLRTYSGHTKSVVDIDFNPTGTQFISASYDRYMKLWDTETGKCLNKFTTGKTPHVVRINPSTPHEFLAGMSDKKIMQYDTRSGEMVQEYDHHLGPVNTITFCDENRRFITTSDDKSLRAWEYGIPVPIKFIAEPYMFAMVRSSPHPSGKYVAFQSSDNQITVYSSTDRFRQNRKKSYRGHNVAGYAPDVAISPDGQFISSGDSGGFLCFWDWKTCKMYHKIPASDAPVLAVQWHPRETSKVIAGDLNGALKLYD; encoded by the coding sequence ATGGCCGCTGGAGGTTCTGGCAGAGTGCCAACCGGATTCGCAGCGGAGACGTACATCAGCGACCACACCTTCCGACAAGGCCAACGCACAATCGAAGGGGGCGGAGGGTcaaagaagaggaagcgAGAGGGCAAGGGCGATACGAGTATCGTCACTGGAACTGGCGCATACAAGGGACCATGGGCCAAATACGAAGAAGAGAGGCCCGACGCTGCCTCGGACGATGAGTTTGGGTCGGACGTCGAGGTTGAGATAGTCTACGAGGAAGACGAGATTGTCGACACCACTGCGCATGCGCCGAAAAAGCTCGCAGGTACAGACTACCGCGACACCGATGCCGAAGGCGAGACGAGCGAGTTCGTGGGAAGCCAGCAATACGACTACCAAGGCCGGACGTACATGCATGTGCCTACAGATCTCGACATCAGGCTTACCGGCGACTTTGAACCTAAGAACTACATACCAAAGAAGCTCATCCACACGTACAAATATCACACCAAGTCGATTACACAGGTGCGCTTCATGCCCGACAGCGGCCACCTTCTCCTCTCTGCTTCGGCCGACTCGAAGATTGCGCTATGGGACGTCTATCATCAACGCGAGCTGCTACGAACATACTCTGGGCATACAAAGTCTGTTGTTGACATTGACTTCAACCCCACCGGCACGCAGTTCATATCTGCTAGTTATGATCGCTACATGAAGCTGTGGGACACGGAGACGGGAAAGTGCCTGAACAAGTTCACAACCGGTAAGACACCTCACGTTGTGCGCATCAACCCCAGCACGCCCCACGAGTTCCTAGCAGGTATGAGCGACAAGAAGATTATGCAATACGACACAAGGAGCGGCGAGATGGTACAGGAATACGATCACCATCTTGGGCCCGTCAACACTATTACCTTCTGCGACGAAAACCGTCGCTTCATCACCACATCCGACGACAAGTCACTCCGCGCATGGGAATACGGCATTCCCGTGCCCATCAAGTTCATTGCCGAACCGTACATGTTTGCCATGGTCCGCTCGTCCCCACACCCATCGGGCAAATATGTCGCGTTCCAGTCGTCCGACAACCAGATCACGGTGTACAGCTCTACCGACCGCTTTCGGCAAAATCGGAAAAAGAGTTATAGAGGACATAATGTGGCTGGGTATGCGCCTGACGTTGCGATTAGTCCCGATGGTCAATTCATCAGTTCGGGTGATAGCGGAGGTTTCTTGTGTTTCTGGGACTGGAAGACTTGTAAAATGTATCATAAGATTCCGGCAAGTGATGCGCCTGTGTTGGCGGTGCAGTGGCATCCTAGAGAGACATCAAAAGTGATTGCCGGAGATCTGAACGGTGCATTGAAATTGTACGATTAA
- a CDS encoding Cornichon domain containing protein has protein sequence MTGEAWLYLLAVLINAVNLFLQVFFTIMYSDLECDYINPIDLCNRLNTYIIPEAAVHAFLTVLFLINGYWIALLLNLPLLAWNGKKIFENQHLLDATEIFRKLNVHKKESFIKLGFHLLMFFFYLYSMIVALIRDESH, from the exons ATGACTGGTGAGGCGTGGTTGTACCTGTTGGCGGTGTTGATAAATGCCGTCAACCTATTCCTTCAGGTCTTCTTCACCATTATGTACAGCGACTTGGAATG CGACTACATCAACCCCATTGATCTGTGCAACCGCCTGAACACATACATCATCCCCGAAGCCGCCGTCCACGCTTTCCTGACCGTCTTGTTCCTTATCAACGGATACTGGATCGCCCTGCTCCTGAATCTGCCTCTATTGGCATGGAATGGAAAGAA GATCTTTGAGAACCAGCACCTCTTGGACGCGACGGAAATCTTCCGGAAGCTTAATGTGCACAAGAAG GAATCCTTCATTAAGCTGGGCTTCCATCTGCTCAtgttcttcttctacctCTACAGCATGATTGTCGCCCTCATCCGCGACGAGTCTCATTAG
- a CDS encoding Map, Methionine aminopeptidase translates to MAVDAPRKCSGKDCDNDAGTLQCPNCQKLGKESFFCSQDCFKRNWVYIHFNFRLETNNLIAWQGEHKKEHKSQSSILQSIFTPKVVSYPDPATGHYNPFPTYPYTGALRPVYPLSPRREVPKHIRLPDYAKDGIPRSEQVFVNRNKITILSKEEQDAMRKVCRYGREILDIAGRAAKPGVTTDYIDEIVHNATIERDSYPSPLNYCNFPKSVCTSLNEVICHGIPDQRVLKDGDILNIDISVYHGGFHADLNETYYIGDKALANPDAVRVTEAARECLDKAIEIVKPGTLFREYGNVIEKHAKTKNCSVIRTYCGHGVNQLFHCAPNVPHYAKNKAIGQAKPGMCFTIEPMISLGSHRDKTWPDDWTSVTQDGSLTAQFEHTLLVTEDGVEVLTARLPDSPGGPVQIPGVTDGEKKEEVTAAS, encoded by the exons ATGGCTGTAGACGCCCCGCGCAAATGCTCGGGCAAGGATTGCGACAACGACGCCGGCACGTTGCAGTGCCCAAACTGCCAGAAACTTGGCAAAGAAAGCTTCTTTTGCTCACAGGACTGCTTCAAGCGAAACTGGGTATATATTCACTTCAACTTTAGACTCGAGACCAACAATCTAATAGCATGGCAGGGTGAACACAAGAAGGAGCACAAGTCACAAAGTAGTATTCTCCAAAGTATCTTTACGCCGAAAGTAGTTTCTTACCCGGATCCAGCCACCGGTCATTACAACCCGTTCCCCACGTATCCGTACACTGGAGCCCTAAGACCTGTATACCCGCTGTCGCCGCGACGCGAAGTGCCGAAGCACATCAGGCTACCCGATTACGCAAAGGATGGCATACCGCGTTCAGAGCAGGTGTTTGTCAATAGGAATAAGATTACGATTTTGAGCAAGGAGGAGCAGGATGCGATGCGCAAAGTGTGTCGATATGGACGGGAGATTCTCGACATTGCAGGGCGAGCTGCAAAGCCTGGCGTCACGACCGATTACATCGATGAAATTGTCCATAATGCCACCATCGAGCGTGAT TCGTATCCATCGCCCCTCAACTACTGCAACTTTCCCAAATCAGTTTGCACGTCGCTCAACGAGGTCATCTGCCACGGCATCCCCGATCAGCGAGTACTCAAAGACGGCGACATTCTAAACATCGACATCTCGGTATACCATGGCGGTTTCCACGCGGATCTGAACGAGACATATTACATTGGTGACAAGGCATTGGCGAATCCCGACGCGGTGCGGGTGACTGAGGCAGCGCGGGAATGCTTAGACAAGGCCATCGAAATCGTCAAGCCCGGCACACTCTTCCGCGAGTACGGAAACGTCATCGAGAAGCACGCAAAGACCAAGAACTGCAGCGTAATCAGGACGTATTGCGGACACGGTGTGAACCAATTGTTTCACTGCGCACCCAACGTACCGCATTACGCAAAGAACAAGGCGATCGGCCAGGCGAAACCAGGCATGTGCTTCACAATCGAGCCCATGATCAGTCTCGGTTCACACAGGGACAAGACATGGCCGGATGATTGGACTAGCGTCACACAGGACGGCTCTCTGACAGCGCAGTTCG AACATACCCTACTCGTAACCGAGGATGGTGTCGAGGTCCTGACGGCAAGACTGCCAGATTCACCAGGTGGCCCCGTACAAATACCGGGAGTCACAGACGgtgagaagaaggaagaagTGACGGCCGCGTCTTGA
- a CDS encoding UbiH, 2-polyprenyl-6-methoxyphenol hydroxylase and related FAD-dependent oxidoreductase, with product MTQKVVVVGAGPVGSLAALYAAVRGFDVEVYELRADLRDPNTVPLNFSKSINLALSERGINSLRKTGLSELADAVLKDTFPMHGRMIHVRKNGEYVRQPQMYDARGRSLLAMDRTGLNKTLIDHLEAMPNVKLVFNHKLVGVDFRKKVAWFEHRTKSAEEQGDEFEIRFDLMIGADGAHSAVRYHLMKFVPMSFQQEYIDKLWCQFHVPPTPDGEFRIPPNYLHIWPQDESMFIALPNLDKTFTSTLFLTREGFKQLDASGKVVEYFDKKFPGVVPDLITEDELRKQYTSNQHLPLISIKCTPYHYGDSGVIVGDSAHAMVPFYGQGMNAGLEDVRVLFEFLDEYPKDWTKALDEYTKQRTPDAQTINDLALGNYYEMASDVKKPLYLLRKWIEEQLYLYVPSLGWATQYSRVTFSNMRYSEVQQAAQRQAKILDGIVGLAFTSVIGCAFWFARSRGGHQAKKGIMRTICVAAQRLQKLTKG from the exons ATGACACAGAAAGTTGTTGTCGTAGGAGCTGGTCCAGTCGGGTCTCTAGCGGCCCTGTATGCTGCTGTGCGTGGATTTGATGTAGAAGTTTATGAGCTCAGAGCAG ATCTCCGGGATCCCAATACCGTTCCACTAAACTTCTCCAAATCCATCAATCTTGCACTTTCCGAGCGCGGCATAAACTCTTTGCGTAAGACAGGATTATCCGAACTCGCAGATGCAGTACTAAAGGACACCTTCCCAATGCATGGTCGCATGATCCatgtaaggaaaaacggAGAATATGTTCGTCAGCCACAGATGTACGATGCGAGAGGAAGA AGCCTGCTGGCAATGGACCGTACCGGCCTTAACAAGACATTAATCGATCATCTTGAGGCTATGCCTAATGTCAAGCTCGTCTTTAACCACAAGCTTGTTGGTGTAGATTTCAGGAAGAAAGTCGCATGGTTCGAGCATCGGACCAAGTCGGCAGAAGAACAGGGTGACGAGTTCGAGATCCGCTTCGATCTCATGATCGGCGCCGACGGAGCCCACTCCGCTGTGCGATATCATTTGATGAAGTTTGTGCCCATGTCATTTCAGCAGGAGTATATCGATAAGCTCTGGTGCCAATTTCATGTCCCGCCTACACCGGATGGTGAGTTCCGGATACCACCCAACTACCTGCACATCTGGCCTCAAGATGAGTCAATGTTCATCGCGCTTCCAAATCTCGATAAAACCTTCACATCTACTCTTTTTCTGACCAGGGAGGGCTTTAAACAACTGGATGCATCAGGAAAAGTGGTCGAATACTTTGACAAGAAGTTCCCGGGTGTAGTACCAGATCTCATCACAGAAGATGAACTCCGCAAACAGTATACTTCCAATCAGCATCTTCCCTTGATTTCGATAAAATGTACACCATATCACTACGGAGACTCTGGGGTCATTGTGGGAGACTCTGCTCATGCCATGGTACCCTTCTATGGCCAGGGTATGAATGCTGGACTGGAAGACGTCCGTGTGTTGTTCGAGTTCCTCGACGAGTACCCCAAGGATTGGACAAAGGCGTTGGATGAATATACCAAGCAGCGCACTCCCGATGCGCAAACTATCAACGACCTCGCTCTGGGAAACTATTACGAAATGGCTAGCGATGTCAAGAAGCCGTTATATCTCTTGAGGAAGTGGATTGAGGAACAGCTGTACCTTTACGTGCCAAGTCTGGGCTGGGCCACTCAGTATTCGCGGGTGACCTTTAGCAACATGCGATATTCCGAAGTTCAGCAAGCGGCACAGAGACAGGCAAAGATATTGGATGGCATCGTCGGTCTCGCATTTACCTCGGTCATCGGCTGTGCTTTCTGGTTTGCAAGATCTCGTGGTGGACACCAAGCAAAGAAAGGCATCATGAGAACCATTTGTGTAGCGGCGCAAAGGCTGCAAAAGCTCACCAAAGGTTGA
- a CDS encoding Atrophin-1 multi-domain protein: MHFSHLFAALTSLTYASPAPNPHTLSPRSTSYHDTETGFTFSETKAAATLTSNIVYRIAQPANVPANTPYDIVLQVVAPISLGWVGLAWGGGMIRNPLTVGYPNGNKASTVSSRWATSHSTPSAYPSATLTSLRTGNKSNSTHYQYTVQCSGCTSYTSASGAVVIDPTGSRRFGFACSQSKVSNPGSATASIPVHDVYGYITHDFAAGANSGWDALLARNGGRNMTV, encoded by the exons ATGCACTTCTCACACCTCTTCGCCGCTTTGACAAGCTTAA CCTACGCATCTCCAGCCCCTAACCCACACACCCTTTCCCCGCGATCCACAAGCTACCACGACACCGAAACAGGCTTCACATTCTCCGAAACCAAGGCCGCCGCAACCCTCACCTCCAACATAGTCTACCGCATTGCGCAACCCGCAAATGTCCCCGCCAACACACCCTACGACATCGTCCTCCAAGTCGTAGCTCCAATCTCGCTCGGCTGGGTGGGATTAGCCTGGGGCGGGGGTATGATACGAAATCCGCTCACGGTAGGATATCCGAATGGGAACAAAGCTTCTACTGTGTCTTCAAGATGGGCTAC CTCCCACTCCACACCCTCCGCCTATCCCTCCGCAACCTTAACCTCCCTCCGCACGGGCAACAAATCAAACTCAACACACTACCAATACACCGTTCAATGCAGCGGCTGCACCTCGTACACGAGTGCCTCCGGCGCCGTCGTCATCGACCCCACAGGTAGTCGGCGATTTGGTTTCGCGTGCTCGCAGAGTAAAGTGAGTAACCCCGGTAGTGCGACGGCGAGTATCCCGGTACACGATGTGTATGGGTATATTACGCATGATTTTGCCGCCGGCGCGAATTCGGGGTGGGACGCGTTGCTCGCTAGGAATGGGGGGAGGAATATGACGGTCTAG
- a CDS encoding Transcriptional regulator protein, translating into MSAIAENSTDGPVEQVKVLFALFPGYNTLDVAGPLEVLSRSLQDPKDKGKSPSKAFNCQFVGTAAAMTSVQGLTIKADMDYDDANDELEDFDVVIVPGGEGVFDVLKNKSEPLDLLTKYVELQEKNPAKERTILAIDVGALLLAQQGMLEGLAATTHPDYYVRLETICQDAARRDMSMRTDVMEERYVVNNARFDLGENPDDNPYIIKKSRDIPTAPEGTNTGHARRKSIARKGSNALRDSRRRESIARRASMPLGGMRVITTGGVTAGLDASLYLVGSLASHESALEVARVMQYTWVKGVTVDAIDV; encoded by the exons ATGAGTGCAATCGCTGAGAACAGCACCGATGGCCCTGTCGAGCAGGTCAAGGTGCTGTTCGCCCTGTTCCCAGGATACAACACGCTCGACGTGGCAGGTCCGCTTGAGGTCCTGAGCCGCTCCCTTCAGGACCCCAAGGACAAGGGCAAGTCGC CCAGCAAGGCTTTCAATTGCCAGTTCGTAGGCACCGCCGCTGCCATGACTTCCGTCCAGGGTCTCACCATCAAGGCTGACATGGACTACGAC GACGCCAACGATGAGCTCGAGGACTTTGACGTCGTCATTGTTCCCGGTGGTGAAGGGGTCTTTGATGTGCTCAAGAACAAGTCTGAGCCTCTAGACCTCCTCACCAAGTACGTCGAGCTTCAAGAGAAGAACCCAGCCAAGGAGCGCACCATCCTCGCCATCGACGTCGGTGCCCTGCTCCTTGCTCAACAAGGCATGCTCGAGGGTCTCGCTGCTACAACCCATCCAGACTACTATGTCCGCTTGGAGACCATATGCCAGGATGCCGCTAGGCGCGACATGTCTATGCGTACAGACGTCATGGAGGAGCGATACGTTGTCAACAACGCTCGCTTCGACTTGGGCGAGAACCCCGACGACAACCC GTACATCATCAAGAAGTCGCGCGATATCCCCACCGCTCCAGAGGGCACCAACACCGGTCATGCCCGTAGGAAGTCGATTGCTCGCAAGGGCAGCAACGCTCTACGCGACTCTCGCCGTCGTGAGTCCATCGCTAGACGTGCTTCCATGCCTCTGGGCGGTATGCGTGTCATCACCACCGGCGGCGTGACTGCTGGTCTCGATGCTAGTCTATACTTGGTGGGTTCTTTGGCGTCGCACGAGTCGGCTCTGGAGGTTGCTCGTGTCATGCAGTACACTTGGGTCAAGGGCGTTACGGTTGATGCCATCGATGTTTGA
- a CDS encoding GPI transamidase component PIG-S, with amino-acid sequence MTDWAEGKVCKPVFPLRIAVEAPIPASDAHHLLLTTQHALDDINDFSAHHLRLMLADPPQSNTSQQVISDGSSVSSNDRDIALVVRLIPVETGATPRSHLQPYSPTLDVYYSPNQIPSQSSTGSSLATFLAEELRSIFTEEQAQLAHVLSTSSGAHLAKVKALSPETSAELQRQSTRALKYAPTYHLTFSLFTPSFIPSQWQIEEALEKHMSPLLNAFSAISNFTVDTQVQLYAAFAPSVRQPEYDEENKAWMLRKEDLSGFVNAAEWPLSPSIGEGPTVNFILYVPDHAQSPLLVKENGGNSWLIPQWGGVHILNFEEKTPEGFIIETPYGLTTEMLAPAMHTFSNQLISLFGLPQSPASLPLRIATLERVRAASLIFSASSTLGALAQVYQKLPSIPVPDNVAQSTHQTIAHLQQACDYLRDGRFPSALEHARAAEVEAEKAFFERSMVGQVYFPDEHKVAVYLPLLGPVAVPLVMAALKELKSALKRS; translated from the exons ATGACGGATTGGGCTGAGGGCAAG GTCTGCAAGCCAGTCTTCCCACTTCGAATAGCTGTAGAGGCCCCAATTCCCGCCTCGGACGCGCACCATCTTCTCCTCACGACGCAACATGCGCTCGATGACATCAATGACTTTTCTGCACACCATCTCCGCTTAATGCTTGCCGACCCCCCACAATCGAACACCTCGCAACAAGTCATCTCAGACGGATCAAGTGTCTCGAGCAATGACCGCGACATCGCTTTGGTTGTGCGATTGATACCTGTCGAAACCGGTGCGACACCGCGATCGCACCTGCAGCCGTATTCACCCACGCTCGACGTATACTACTCGCCAAATCAGATCCCATCGCAGTCTTCTACTGGCTCGAGTCTCGCTACATTTCTCGCCGAGGAGCTGCGCAGCATATTTACAGAAGAGCAGGCCCAATTGGCGCATGTACTTTCCACTAGCTCCGGCGCACATCTTGCAAAAGTGAAGGCCCTTTCCCCAGAGACGTCCGCAGAGCTCCAGCGCCAGTCGACCCGCGCACTCAAGTATGCACCTACATACCATCTGACCTTCTCCCTGTTCACTCCTTCGTTCATTCCCTCACAATGGCAGATCGAGGAAGCACTTGAGAAGCATATGAGTCCCCTTCTCAACGCCTTCTCCGCCATTAGCAATTTCACTGTCGACACCCAAGTACAGCTCTACGCCGCCTTCGCCCCTTCTGTTCGCCAACCCGAATATGACGAAGAGAACAAAGCGTGGATGCTGCGCAAGGAAGATCTGAGTGGCTTTGTCAACGCTGCTGAGTGGCCTCTGAGCCCAAGCATCGGTGAAGGACCCACAGTCAACTTCATTCTATACGTGCCGGACCATGCGCAGTCTCCGCTTCTAGTCAAGGAGAATGGCGGAAATAGCTGGTTAATTCCACAGTGGGGAGGTGTACATATCTTGAACTTCGAAGAGAAGACACCGGAAGGCTTCATAATAGAGACGCCATATGGCCTAACAACAGAGATGCTTGCGCCGGCAATGCACACGTTTTCGAACCAGCTTATTTCCTTGTTCGGCTTGCCACAAAGTCCGGCTTCCCTACCCCTGCGCATAGCGACCCTCGAGCGCGTACGAGCCGCATCACTCATCTTCTCGGCATCTTCTACATTGGGAGCATTGGCTCAGGTCTACCAAAAACTCCCGTCCATTCCAGTTCCTGATAACGTTGCTCAATCTACACACCAAACCATTGCACATCTTCAGCAAGCGTGCGATTACTTGAGAGACGGCCGCTTTCCCAGCGCCCTTGAACATGCTCGGGCTGCAGAAGTTGAAGCTGAGAAGGCTTTCTTCGAACGTTCCATGGTTGGCCAGGTATACTTTCCAGATGAGCATAAGGTTGCCGTCTATCTACCCTTGCTAGGGCCTGTCGCCGTCCCCCTCGTCATGGCCGCTCTGAAGGAATTGAAGTCAGCACTAAAGCGCAGTTGA